One genomic region from Haladaptatus caseinilyticus encodes:
- a CDS encoding SLC13 family permease, which produces MLQVGGAGVTADMLVVFAIVFLALVLFATELLPVDVTAILVMVTLIVLEPWTGIDPTTGISGFSNEATITVLAMLILSSGVSQTGVVQLLGNRLASFAGNDLRKQLIATIGVSGPASGFVNNTPVVAILVPVITDLAHEGDTSPSKLLIPLSYASMLGGMLTLIGTSTNILASNVAGRLAETTADPRLHAFSMFEFTKLGVIVLVTGSLYLLFVGHHLLPSRVPPEEDYIEEYEIENYLTEVEVNEGSPLVGKTVKEAIDTAIFDVDIIQIVRDDETFIEPIGQKTVRSGDVLKVRTDRSTLRSLVTLDDLTLVGTPTDESIDPGENQTLVEVVIPSNSELVGETLSSSTFRERFNATVLAFRSRGELIRERLDHVTIRVGDTLLMQASAGSIDRLAANRDFIVAHEVADPDYRTDKIPAALAIIAGVVLLAALGIFPILVTALAGVVAMVATGVLKAHELYDSVEWNVIFLLAGVIPLGIALEASGGAELLGGLVAASADFLPVIAVLWVFYIATGLITEVISNNASVVLMIPVAIEAALRIDANPFAFVLAVTFAASTSFLGPVGYQTNLFVYGPGGYKFTDYFRIGAPLQLLLSAVTVVGIAMFWPL; this is translated from the coding sequence ATGTTGCAGGTTGGGGGTGCTGGTGTGACGGCTGACATGCTGGTAGTGTTTGCTATCGTCTTCCTCGCGCTTGTTCTCTTCGCAACCGAACTCCTTCCTGTCGATGTCACCGCAATTTTGGTGATGGTGACACTAATTGTCCTCGAACCATGGACCGGCATCGACCCGACGACAGGGATTTCGGGGTTTTCCAACGAGGCAACCATCACCGTTCTGGCGATGCTCATCCTCAGTTCGGGTGTGAGTCAAACCGGGGTCGTCCAACTGCTCGGAAACCGATTGGCGAGTTTCGCCGGCAACGACCTCAGAAAGCAACTAATCGCAACGATTGGCGTCTCGGGACCGGCCTCCGGGTTCGTCAACAATACGCCGGTCGTTGCGATTTTGGTTCCGGTCATCACGGATCTCGCCCACGAGGGGGACACCTCGCCTTCGAAACTGCTGATTCCACTCTCGTATGCCTCGATGCTGGGCGGAATGCTGACGCTCATCGGCACTTCGACCAACATCCTCGCGAGCAACGTAGCGGGTCGACTGGCGGAAACGACTGCCGACCCGAGACTCCACGCCTTCTCGATGTTCGAGTTCACAAAACTCGGAGTCATCGTCCTCGTCACTGGAAGTCTCTACCTGCTGTTCGTCGGTCATCACCTCCTCCCGTCGCGTGTCCCCCCCGAAGAGGACTACATCGAGGAGTACGAGATAGAAAATTACCTGACAGAAGTGGAAGTAAACGAGGGGTCGCCGCTCGTCGGGAAGACCGTCAAGGAGGCCATCGACACGGCAATCTTCGACGTCGATATCATCCAAATCGTCCGCGATGACGAGACGTTCATCGAACCCATCGGCCAGAAAACGGTTCGGTCGGGCGACGTACTCAAAGTCCGAACCGATCGTTCGACGCTCCGTTCGCTCGTGACGTTGGACGACCTAACCCTGGTCGGAACGCCGACGGACGAATCCATCGACCCCGGCGAAAACCAGACGCTGGTCGAAGTCGTCATCCCTTCCAATTCCGAACTCGTCGGCGAGACACTTTCGAGTTCGACGTTCCGCGAACGATTCAACGCGACCGTCCTCGCGTTTCGAAGCCGGGGAGAACTCATTCGCGAGCGACTCGACCACGTGACGATTCGAGTCGGCGACACCCTCCTCATGCAGGCGTCCGCGGGCAGTATCGACCGCCTTGCCGCGAATCGGGACTTCATCGTCGCACACGAAGTCGCTGACCCGGACTACCGAACCGACAAGATTCCAGCCGCACTCGCTATCATCGCTGGGGTCGTTCTACTCGCCGCTCTCGGCATTTTTCCGATTCTCGTTACCGCTCTCGCGGGCGTCGTGGCGATGGTCGCAACCGGCGTACTCAAAGCCCACGAGCTGTACGACTCGGTCGAATGGAACGTGATCTTCCTCCTGGCAGGCGTCATTCCACTCGGTATCGCGCTCGAAGCGTCAGGTGGAGCCGAACTACTCGGTGGTCTCGTTGCCGCCAGCGCGGACTTTCTCCCAGTTATCGCCGTCCTCTGGGTGTTCTACATCGCCACCGGTCTCATCACCGAAGTTATCAGCAACAACGCCAGCGTCGTCCTCATGATTCCCGTCGCAATCGAGGCGGCGCTCCGTATCGACGCGAACCCCTTCGCGTTCGTCCTCGCGGTGACCTTCGCCGCCTCGACGTCGTTTCTCGGACCGGTCGGTTACCAGACGAACCTCTTCGTCTATGGGCCGGGGGGGTACAAGTTCACCGACTACTTCCGCATCGGGGCACCGCTCCAACTACTCTTGTCGGCCGTGACGGTTGTCGGGATCGCCATGTTTTGGCCGCTATAG
- a CDS encoding Eco57I restriction-modification methylase domain-containing protein yields the protein MDELRGADEPPAERLDKTVRNGLQLVTDGLFDGREINAQRAFDAALVGVFHGLVARFSASRGRDEPPFANGGALRERRKLFESLSPQTAMRLETALDEFEYDRLSTRHLGDIYERLLDCEPTVTDGEVRLSEDATQRASVGAYYTPERVVEYAVSRALARNPNATVLDPAMGSGHFLTCAIDRLAKLRNEDTETARQNVAENCVFGVDIDPLAVELARSAVWLETGVWPDDNLRVGDSLVNDTNWPGTGRFDAVVGNPPYIRNRHIPAGTKESLKSQYETVTGAFDLYVPFVERMTELGGRISCIVPNKWTTARYGRTLRDHLLDHHRLEELLDVSAVSVFADASVYPLVVTIESQTGPTETIRVRQAETLAELGEGSDKADETRLSRSFVDELGDRVIPVGIDPAFVPIAERLRRENDELRSHVTQTEGIHTGNVRDKLIVDDRGPNCERLVSGGNVERYRLDWDGTWIRFDPSLIGDGEYGSLRDRSVFEDEKLLLRDISERPVAVYDDEGYYALNTLYSVRSSSDLPLRYLLTVINSTAATCWFQQVYGGTHVSGGYLRFKPMFATRLPIPDGRNESDALAVLADRMQELRRKREGIEIQLPAGNGPQLEDVTRITHPESVLTETTETRDGLRLGTVSMVENGDEGELVVRATARYRPGDGSETDSWGFTETEPIPVRSFDGDGEWRDLLRWFIPRAVNHETFTGRATKTISPADRLESICLPEPDDACEFIETNRRAEELEERIARTESAIDRLVYRAYGLSMDEIETLERLSK from the coding sequence ATGGATGAACTCCGCGGAGCGGACGAACCACCTGCGGAGCGACTCGACAAAACAGTTCGGAACGGTCTCCAACTGGTCACCGACGGCTTGTTCGACGGGAGAGAGATCAACGCACAACGAGCGTTCGACGCCGCTCTCGTTGGCGTGTTTCACGGACTCGTCGCCCGTTTTTCGGCGAGTCGAGGACGTGACGAACCACCGTTCGCCAACGGAGGGGCGCTGCGAGAACGGAGGAAACTGTTCGAGTCGCTGTCGCCGCAAACGGCGATGCGACTCGAAACCGCGCTCGATGAATTCGAGTACGACCGGCTATCGACACGTCATCTCGGAGATATCTACGAACGATTGCTCGACTGCGAACCGACCGTCACCGACGGTGAAGTTCGACTTTCGGAAGACGCGACACAACGAGCGTCGGTTGGCGCATACTACACGCCAGAACGCGTGGTGGAGTACGCCGTCTCACGAGCACTCGCGAGGAATCCGAACGCGACGGTGCTCGACCCAGCGATGGGAAGCGGCCATTTTCTAACCTGTGCCATCGACCGACTGGCAAAACTGCGCAACGAAGATACCGAGACGGCACGGCAAAACGTCGCTGAAAACTGCGTGTTCGGCGTCGATATCGACCCCCTTGCGGTCGAACTCGCCCGGTCGGCAGTGTGGCTCGAAACGGGCGTGTGGCCCGACGACAACCTTCGAGTCGGTGATTCACTCGTCAACGACACGAACTGGCCCGGTACCGGACGGTTCGACGCGGTGGTTGGCAATCCCCCGTATATCAGGAACCGGCACATTCCAGCAGGGACGAAAGAGAGCCTCAAATCCCAATACGAAACCGTAACCGGTGCGTTCGATCTCTACGTCCCGTTCGTAGAGCGCATGACCGAACTCGGCGGTCGGATTTCCTGCATCGTTCCGAACAAGTGGACGACGGCGCGATACGGGCGGACGCTCCGTGACCATCTCCTCGACCACCATCGATTGGAGGAACTGCTCGACGTATCGGCAGTGTCGGTGTTCGCGGACGCCAGCGTCTACCCACTCGTCGTCACCATCGAGTCGCAAACTGGACCGACCGAAACCATACGGGTTCGACAAGCAGAGACCCTCGCAGAACTCGGTGAGGGGAGCGACAAAGCGGATGAAACCCGTCTCTCGCGGTCGTTCGTGGACGAACTCGGCGACCGCGTGATTCCGGTCGGGATCGACCCGGCGTTCGTGCCGATTGCGGAGCGACTCCGGCGTGAAAACGACGAATTGCGTTCGCACGTCACTCAGACCGAGGGGATCCATACCGGAAACGTACGGGACAAACTCATCGTTGACGACCGGGGTCCGAACTGCGAACGACTCGTCAGTGGTGGTAACGTCGAACGGTACAGGCTCGATTGGGACGGAACGTGGATTCGGTTCGATCCGTCGCTCATCGGCGACGGCGAGTACGGAAGTCTGCGCGACCGGAGCGTGTTCGAGGACGAAAAGCTACTCCTGCGGGACATCAGCGAACGCCCCGTCGCAGTCTACGATGACGAGGGATATTACGCCCTGAACACGCTCTACAGCGTTCGTTCGAGTTCCGACCTCCCGCTTCGGTACCTCCTCACGGTTATCAACTCGACCGCCGCGACCTGCTGGTTTCAACAGGTGTACGGTGGAACCCACGTCAGTGGCGGCTACCTTCGATTCAAACCGATGTTTGCGACCCGACTGCCGATTCCGGATGGACGCAACGAATCCGATGCGCTGGCTGTGCTCGCGGACCGCATGCAAGAACTGCGGCGGAAACGGGAGGGTATCGAGATTCAACTGCCGGCCGGTAACGGCCCACAACTCGAGGACGTGACTCGGATCACCCATCCGGAGTCGGTACTGACCGAAACGACCGAAACGCGGGACGGACTTCGTCTCGGAACCGTGTCGATGGTCGAAAACGGCGACGAAGGGGAACTCGTGGTTCGCGCGACGGCACGGTATCGGCCTGGGGACGGGTCGGAAACCGATTCCTGGGGGTTCACCGAAACGGAACCGATTCCAGTACGTTCGTTCGATGGTGACGGGGAGTGGCGGGATTTACTCCGATGGTTCATCCCACGTGCAGTAAACCACGAGACGTTTACCGGACGGGCGACGAAAACGATCTCTCCTGCCGACCGACTCGAATCGATTTGCCTTCCCGAACCCGACGACGCTTGCGAATTTATCGAGACGAACCGACGGGCGGAGGAGTTAGAAGAGCGGATCGCTCGGACGGAATCCGCCATCGACAGATTGGTGTATCGCGCCTACGGTCTCTCGATGGACGAAATCGAGACGCTAGAGCGGCTGTCGAAATGA
- a CDS encoding DUF7521 family protein, whose amino-acid sequence MNVAPIVIALKTLTLALGGIITYFALKAYRRTGSKALRSLAIGFGIVTLGAFLAGIADQAFQTDRELVLVIESALTAIGFAAIAYSLYAE is encoded by the coding sequence ATGAACGTTGCACCCATCGTCATCGCCCTCAAAACGCTCACGCTCGCTCTCGGTGGAATAATAACGTATTTCGCGCTCAAAGCGTATCGACGTACCGGCTCGAAAGCACTTCGTTCGTTAGCGATCGGGTTCGGTATCGTCACCCTCGGTGCGTTCCTCGCGGGTATCGCGGACCAAGCGTTCCAAACCGACCGCGAACTCGTGCTCGTCATCGAAAGCGCGTTGACTGCTATCGGCTTCGCGGCAATCGCGTACTCACTCTACGCCGAGTGA
- a CDS encoding ArsR/SmtB family transcription factor: MVRDLADDAPELQEILDALDDPACRRIIMELNDPQTARELADETDIPLSTLYRKLDMLSDASLVTELTEIREDGHHTSRYQLAVESVNISLTDDRDFDVSIERPPETTDERLERLWSEVRKET, from the coding sequence ATGGTGCGGGACTTGGCAGATGACGCGCCCGAGTTACAGGAAATACTCGACGCTCTAGACGACCCCGCCTGCCGACGAATAATCATGGAGCTAAACGACCCGCAGACGGCGCGCGAACTCGCCGACGAAACGGATATCCCGCTCTCGACGCTCTACCGAAAGCTCGATATGCTGAGTGACGCATCACTCGTCACGGAGTTGACTGAAATTCGCGAAGACGGGCATCATACGTCCAGATACCAACTCGCGGTCGAATCGGTAAACATCTCGCTTACGGACGACCGGGACTTCGACGTGTCGATAGAGCGTCCGCCGGAAACGACCGACGAACGCCTCGAACGACTGTGGTCGGAGGTACGAAAAGAAACATGA
- a CDS encoding heavy metal translocating P-type ATPase: MKKQPLWKGKELSVTEKTQLEIRSMSCANCSGAVTEALQSLDGVRKANVNFATDEGTVEYDPEEVSVTAIYAAIEDAGYDPVRATTTVGISDMSCANCSEAVENALESVPGVISADANFATDEVTVEYNPTEASIGDFYAAIESAGYTPVREDGGDERAADARQDARDAEIRKQFRLTLFGAVLAMPLLAVMFEHLFFPELLGEEMFGVDIRLVQFLLATPVQILLGKEFYENSYTALVKNGTANMDVLIALGSTTAYVYSVAVMLSFIPGGTYFDSAVLILVFITMGNWLEARSKGRASDALRELLELEADTATVVEDGEEREVPLEEVEVGDRLRVRPGEKVPTDGVVVDGESAVDESMVTGESVPVEKRDGDEVIGATINENGLLMVRATKVGGETALQQIVRMVKEAQARQPEIQNLADRISAYFVPAVIANALFWAVVWSLFPESLAGFVNALPLWSPVAGGPQVAGGSVSGFEFAIVVFASAVLIACPCALGLATPTATMVGTAIGARTGVLFKGGDVLERVKDTDTVVFDKTGTLTEGEMRLTDMVALEPETDGGTETVAGEFEPEITEEFVLAVAASAEHGSEHPLARAIVAGAKERSIDVEEPSSFENVPGHGIRAETSHGEIVVGNRKLLREEGIDPRPATNVLERLEREGKTAMLVCVDGRLVGVVADADEVKASAKEAVNDLRARGLDVLMLTGDNERTARAVADRVGIDPERVRAEVLPDEKAGVVEDVQSDGRRAMMVGDGVNDAPALAAASVGTAIGSGTDVAIEAADVTLMRDDPRDVVKAIRISEGTLSKIKQNLFWALGYNTAMIPLASLGLLQPALAAAAMAFSSVSVLTNSLLFKRYVPDHDYELLGYRR; the protein is encoded by the coding sequence ATGAAGAAGCAACCCTTATGGAAAGGCAAGGAGCTATCCGTGACGGAAAAAACGCAACTCGAAATCCGCAGCATGAGTTGTGCGAACTGTTCAGGGGCGGTCACCGAGGCACTCCAATCGCTTGACGGTGTTCGGAAAGCGAACGTCAATTTCGCTACCGACGAAGGCACCGTCGAGTACGATCCCGAAGAGGTCTCAGTGACAGCAATCTACGCGGCCATCGAGGACGCGGGATACGACCCAGTTCGCGCGACGACGACAGTAGGGATCTCGGACATGTCATGTGCGAACTGCTCGGAGGCAGTCGAGAACGCACTCGAATCGGTTCCCGGCGTTATCAGCGCCGACGCTAATTTCGCCACCGACGAGGTCACTGTCGAGTACAATCCGACCGAGGCGAGCATCGGGGACTTCTATGCCGCCATCGAAAGCGCGGGATACACCCCGGTTCGGGAGGACGGAGGCGACGAACGAGCGGCCGACGCCCGACAGGACGCCCGCGACGCCGAGATTCGCAAGCAGTTCAGACTGACCTTGTTCGGGGCAGTACTCGCGATGCCCCTTCTCGCCGTCATGTTCGAACACCTCTTCTTCCCGGAACTACTCGGCGAAGAGATGTTCGGCGTCGATATTCGACTCGTTCAGTTCCTGCTGGCGACTCCCGTCCAGATTCTGCTCGGCAAGGAGTTCTACGAGAACTCCTATACAGCCCTCGTAAAGAACGGCACGGCGAACATGGACGTGCTCATCGCCCTGGGTTCGACTACGGCCTACGTCTACAGCGTCGCCGTCATGCTCTCGTTCATCCCCGGCGGGACCTACTTCGACAGCGCGGTGCTCATCCTCGTGTTCATCACGATGGGCAACTGGCTGGAAGCCCGGTCGAAAGGCAGGGCCAGCGATGCCCTCCGCGAACTGCTCGAACTGGAAGCGGATACTGCAACCGTCGTCGAAGACGGCGAGGAGCGCGAAGTTCCGCTGGAGGAAGTCGAAGTCGGAGACCGACTGCGAGTCCGTCCCGGCGAGAAGGTTCCGACCGACGGCGTCGTCGTGGACGGCGAAAGCGCGGTTGACGAGTCGATGGTAACTGGCGAATCGGTGCCGGTCGAAAAGCGAGACGGCGACGAAGTCATCGGCGCGACCATCAACGAAAACGGCCTTCTCATGGTTCGTGCGACGAAAGTCGGCGGCGAAACAGCGCTCCAGCAGATCGTCCGGATGGTGAAGGAAGCACAGGCCCGCCAACCGGAAATCCAGAACCTCGCCGACAGAATCAGCGCCTATTTCGTCCCGGCGGTCATCGCCAACGCGTTGTTCTGGGCCGTCGTCTGGTCTCTCTTCCCCGAATCCCTCGCCGGATTCGTGAACGCGCTTCCGCTCTGGAGTCCGGTCGCTGGAGGGCCGCAAGTCGCCGGGGGAAGCGTCTCGGGGTTCGAGTTCGCCATCGTCGTTTTCGCCAGCGCGGTGCTCATCGCCTGTCCCTGCGCGCTCGGGCTTGCGACACCGACGGCGACGATGGTCGGAACCGCGATCGGTGCACGAACCGGCGTCCTGTTCAAAGGTGGCGACGTGCTGGAACGTGTCAAGGACACCGACACGGTCGTTTTCGACAAGACCGGAACCCTCACCGAGGGCGAGATGCGCCTCACTGACATGGTTGCGCTCGAGCCCGAGACCGACGGCGGGACCGAAACGGTAGCAGGCGAATTTGAACCGGAAATCACGGAGGAGTTCGTCCTCGCCGTGGCGGCGAGCGCGGAGCACGGAAGCGAGCATCCGCTCGCCAGAGCCATCGTTGCGGGGGCGAAGGAGCGCAGTATCGACGTCGAGGAGCCCAGTTCGTTCGAAAACGTTCCCGGCCACGGGATTCGAGCGGAGACGAGTCACGGCGAAATCGTCGTCGGCAACCGGAAGCTCCTGCGTGAGGAGGGAATCGATCCACGTCCAGCGACGAACGTACTGGAACGACTCGAACGCGAGGGAAAAACGGCCATGCTCGTTTGCGTCGATGGCCGCCTCGTCGGCGTCGTCGCGGACGCCGACGAGGTGAAAGCGAGCGCCAAGGAGGCCGTGAACGACCTCCGAGCGCGTGGACTGGACGTGCTCATGCTGACGGGAGACAACGAACGAACCGCCCGCGCAGTCGCCGACCGGGTCGGTATCGACCCGGAGCGCGTGCGGGCCGAAGTCCTTCCGGACGAAAAGGCGGGCGTCGTCGAGGACGTGCAGTCGGACGGCAGGCGGGCGATGATGGTCGGCGACGGCGTGAACGACGCGCCAGCGCTCGCCGCGGCATCCGTCGGAACTGCCATCGGGAGCGGAACCGACGTGGCGATCGAGGCCGCGGACGTGACGCTCATGCGCGACGACCCGCGCGACGTGGTGAAAGCCATCCGTATCTCGGAGGGGACGCTCTCGAAAATCAAACAGAACCTCTTCTGGGCGCTCGGCTACAACACGGCGATGATTCCGCTGGCTTCGCTCGGACTTCTCCAACCGGCGCTCGCAGCCGCTGCGATGGCCTTCTCCAGCGTGAGCGTGCTGACGAACAGTTTGTTGTTCAAGAGATACGTTCCGGACCACGATTACGAACTCCTCGGATACCGCCGCTGA
- a CDS encoding SPW repeat domain-containing protein, producing MGGNGTILAGAPLGIWLLLAPFAVYEAMLAPNFWNDMVVGTVVLLLTAYGIVCSWRKRRVSIAAGGLLGLLGLWQVTRPFIVPTAGALPLWGDAVVGVLLAALGGRVMRETRTTPKMEQARTSRR from the coding sequence ATGGGAGGGAACGGAACGATTCTCGCGGGGGCACCGCTCGGAATCTGGTTGTTACTCGCGCCGTTCGCCGTCTATGAGGCGATGCTCGCGCCGAACTTCTGGAACGACATGGTCGTCGGAACCGTCGTTCTACTCCTCACAGCCTACGGCATCGTCTGTTCGTGGCGCAAACGGCGTGTGAGCATCGCGGCGGGCGGACTCCTTGGCTTGTTAGGCCTGTGGCAGGTAACACGTCCCTTCATCGTCCCGACTGCCGGGGCGCTTCCTCTCTGGGGCGACGCAGTCGTCGGCGTTCTGTTGGCGGCGCTCGGCGGGCGAGTTATGCGTGAGACGCGAACGACACCGAAGATGGAACAAGCGCGAACGAGTCGCCGATAG
- a CDS encoding acyl-CoA thioesterase, with protein sequence MRETAPLSDSHTVMSEILMPNDANNLGRALGGSVLHWMDICAAIASRRFSRRQVVTASMDHVDFLGPIDLGDIVTVEGYVFETGRTSMDVLVNVSAERPSENEKQDTATSFFTMVALDEDEQPASVPDVRCPTDEQETRRNDALRRRRDRRESLGSLESSV encoded by the coding sequence ATGCGTGAAACTGCGCCACTTTCGGACTCACATACGGTGATGAGTGAAATCCTGATGCCGAACGACGCGAACAACCTCGGACGGGCGCTCGGTGGGTCCGTCCTCCACTGGATGGATATCTGTGCCGCCATCGCGTCTCGCCGGTTTTCCCGGCGGCAGGTCGTCACGGCGTCGATGGACCACGTCGATTTCCTCGGTCCGATCGACCTCGGAGATATCGTGACCGTCGAGGGATATGTCTTCGAAACCGGACGCACGAGTATGGACGTGCTGGTCAACGTCAGCGCGGAACGGCCGAGCGAGAACGAAAAACAGGATACGGCGACGTCGTTCTTTACCATGGTCGCGCTGGACGAGGACGAACAACCCGCATCGGTTCCGGACGTCCGCTGTCCGACCGACGAGCAGGAGACGCGCCGGAACGACGCACTCCGCCGTCGCCGCGACCGAAGGGAATCACTGGGTTCACTCGAATCGTCCGTTTAA
- a CDS encoding ribonucleotide-diphosphate reductase subunit beta, translated as MPLINNDTEHDPNKILPIDYDWAREYYEAGVNNNWVPQEIPMQDDISQWNGSALSEAERQLIEWNLGFFSTAESLTANNIVLALYEYVTAPECRQYLLRQAYEEAIHTDTFIYCCDSLGFEPDYLYGMYERVPAIQEKDKFVVDLTRVIDRPGFTIETEGDIREFVRDLVGFYVIMEGIFFYAGFAMMLGLKRQNKMVGIGQQFEYIMRDESLHLGFGIDLINEIRAENPGVWTGEFGEEVTELITEAVELEKLYAYEACPDEILGMSAEQFAEYVEHIADRRLEQLALSKQYGTDNPFPWMSEQTDLNKEKNFFETQVTEYQSGGSLDWS; from the coding sequence ATGCCACTCATCAACAACGACACGGAACACGACCCGAACAAGATACTGCCGATCGACTACGACTGGGCGCGCGAATACTACGAAGCCGGCGTCAACAACAACTGGGTTCCACAGGAAATCCCGATGCAGGACGATATTTCCCAGTGGAACGGAAGCGCTCTCTCCGAGGCCGAACGCCAGCTTATCGAGTGGAATCTCGGCTTCTTCTCGACTGCCGAGTCGCTCACCGCGAACAACATCGTGCTCGCTCTGTACGAATACGTGACCGCCCCCGAATGCAGGCAGTATCTCTTGCGACAGGCATACGAGGAGGCGATTCACACGGACACGTTCATCTACTGCTGTGACTCGCTCGGGTTCGAACCGGACTACCTCTACGGGATGTACGAACGGGTCCCCGCCATCCAGGAAAAAGACAAGTTCGTGGTCGATCTGACGCGTGTGATCGACCGGCCCGGTTTCACCATCGAGACGGAGGGGGATATCCGTGAGTTCGTCCGCGACCTCGTCGGTTTCTACGTCATCATGGAGGGCATTTTCTTCTACGCCGGGTTCGCCATGATGCTCGGCCTGAAGCGCCAGAACAAGATGGTCGGTATCGGCCAGCAGTTCGAGTACATCATGCGCGACGAGTCGCTCCACCTCGGGTTCGGTATCGACCTCATCAACGAGATCCGAGCCGAGAATCCCGGCGTCTGGACCGGCGAGTTCGGCGAGGAGGTCACCGAACTGATTACCGAGGCCGTCGAACTGGAGAAACTCTACGCGTACGAAGCGTGTCCGGACGAGATACTCGGCATGAGCGCCGAGCAGTTCGCCGAGTACGTCGAACACATCGCGGATCGCCGACTCGAACAGCTAGCCCTATCCAAGCAGTACGGAACGGACAATCCGTTCCCGTGGATGTCCGAACAAACCGACCTGAACAAGGAGAAAAACTTCTTCGAAACGCAGGTCACGGAGTATCAGAGCGGCGGGTCGCTCGACTGGTCATAA